A genome region from Triticum aestivum cultivar Chinese Spring chromosome 2B, IWGSC CS RefSeq v2.1, whole genome shotgun sequence includes the following:
- the LOC123039049 gene encoding putative disease resistance protein RGA4 produces the protein MEDAYLVPAILWLVQTILGTIGICELDSWIRQARLHDDIQNLKSELEVVQAVATDAKGMALQSARLARSLADLKRFLYDADDLVDELDYWRLRHQVEGVTLQEPDGMHEAARVDHGTSRGDDNILLTSSRGKKRSKAWDDFVDIKDGNGKTVQAECRHCKKRVQYKGAQGPRVLTTHVNSTYCKNMREARPQLQSHPSINEAAENATPVAAGNSSNRPRMVTNQEPTEITTAIAHPWDKDEFSSRIQKTTHQLKGIRGDVTKDLNMPGSHSGASSGHHQSTTASGARQRTSSLLQGKFYGRVEEKNSIINQITAGKSDSVAILPIVGIGGTGKTALAQFVYNDPKVQNQFDHSTWVWVSNSFDEMRITREMLDIVPREKHEGLCSLDRLQLVLKTHIESKRVLVILDDVWDDMNDCRFNLILAPFKSNNANGSVILVTTRYLSVAKRIGTTESVVLRALGDDDFWLLFKAQAFRNENYEGDGNLTSIGRKIAGKLKGNPLAAVAAGELLRVDLTVGHWNKVLKDEDGKLLGRSGRIMAALNLSYDQLPYHLHQCFSYCSMFPDNHFFRGEELIHMWISQGFVKQTHPSKRLEEIGMDYLADLVNLGYFQRVGRRDLYVVCGLMHDFSRIVSRTDCAIIDGLECTDILPTVQHLSVKCKKDQHGNVSWSSKFKEDLRKTVISVRKLRTLLLIGQYDCSFFQSFEDIFQKAHYIRLLQISATFHDFNSLVRSSVNPTHLRYLKLTVNEVQGDLPQVLSNFCHLQVLDVGSNTHLDVAHGMNNLVSLRHLVVASIYRIGKLTSLQTLSNFSVQDSNGFRIIELQSMNDLAQLMISQLQNVKTLEEVCGAGLRYKRHLEKLHLSWNMSHVESDSDGSNESDWDDSNESANVMSSEPSTSKETEECLPTEVLEGLKPHYNLKHLQITGYNGANSPSWLARNISVTSLQTLYLNGCGQLQILPSLRELPFLAKLNLRNMPKLEEVSVPSLEKLVLVKMPKLGRCSCVSLRDLNSCLRVLTIKDCPALKVFDLFGNGHKFKIEQKSWLPRLCELTLKNCRLLVVPHPLPSSSTACSISMSRVPKFPRIEVSSGRSLTIGEDFDEYVFGEVPFDRLSDELFVLDGNILAFHNLRFLTQLIIGCCRKLTSISLKGLSQLESLKTLKINACPGLSGFDAPPEHYALPSLEYLEIGSCRIVWGWLSLILQHAPALKELDLLCCPKLEHLQLNSCTTLQKLKVNTCESLGTLDVLQSRSLKELEVADVPNLESLQLHSCTTLEELDIDSCTSLCTLEGFQSLGSLRRLSLRECCSLHSCLEGLPAQDCELCPQLEFLGISDFSFLATSFCRQLRSLQRLVICGSVEETNAAGLTDEQETGLLLLGSLTELQFEHYNYLKDLPGGLHRLDSLQVLEISYCPSISGLPDLPPSLEELRIFYCSEELVGQSKSLASSKLKVKINWQYVN, from the exons ATGGAGGACGCCTACCTTGTGCCGGCGATTTTGTGGCTCGTGCAAACCATCCTCGGCACCATCGGGATCTGCGAGCTGGATTCGTGGATCCGCCAAGCCAGGCTTCACGATGACATCCAGAACCTCAAGTCCGAGCTCGAGGTAGTCCAGGCAGTGGCCACCGATGCGAAGGGGATGGCACTCCAGAGTGCGCGGCTGGCTAGATCTCTCGCCGATCTCAAAAGGTTTCTGTACGATGCCGACGACCTGGTCGACGAGCTCGACTACTGGAGGCTCCGGCACCAAGTCGAAGGAG TTACTTTGCAGGAGCCTGATGGCATGCATGAAGCAGCACGAGTAGATCATGGCACATCCAGAGGCGATGATAATATTCTGCTAACAAGCAGTCGTGGCAAAAAACGGTCCAAGGCATGGGATGATTTTGtcgacataaaagatggtaatggAAAGACCGTGCAGGCAGAATGTAGACACTGTAAAAAGAGAGTTCAATACAAAGGTGCACAAGGGCCAAGGGTGTTGACAACTCATGTCAATAGTACCTACTGCAAGAATATGCGAGAAGCACGTCCCCAGCTGCAAAGCCATCCAAG CATAAATGAAGCTGCTGAAAATGCTACTCCCGTTGCTGCCGGTAATTCATCCAACAGACCGAGGATGGTAACGAATCAAGAGCCAACAGAAATCACCACAGCTATTGCTCACCCTTGGGATAAGGACGAATTTTCGAGTAGGATACAAAAAACAACTCATCAGTTGAAAGGCATCCGAGGGGATGTGACGAAGGATCTCAACATGCCTGGGTCACACTCTGGTGCAAGTTCAGGTCACCATCAAAGTACAACAGCCTCAGGTGCACGCCAAAGAACATCAAGCCTTCTTCAAGGCAAATTTTATGGGAGAGTCGAAGAGAAGAACTCCATCATAAACCAGATCACAGCTGGCAAATCTGACAGTGTAGCTATTCTGCCTATTGTAGGCATTGGGGGGACCGGGAAGACAGCGCTCGCACAATTTGTATATAATGATCCGAAAGTGCAAAACCAATTTGACCACAGCACATGGGTCTGGGTGTCTAACAGCTTTGATGAAATGAGAATCACAAGAGAGATGTTAGATATTGTCCCTCGAGAAAAGCACGAAGGGTTATGCAGCCTTGACAGACTTCAGCTGGTCTTGAAAACTCATATTGAATCAAAAAGGGTTCTGGTTATTTTAGATGATGTCTGGGATGACATGAATGATTGCAGATTTAACCTAATACTTGCTCCTTTCAAGTCAAACAATGCAAATGGCAGTGTGATCCTTGTGACAACTAGATATCTCTCTGTTGCAAAAAGGATAGGAACGACTGAATCAGTTGTGTTACGTGCTCTGGGAGATGATGATTTTTGGTTATTGTTCAAAGCACAAGCATTTCGTAATGAGAACTATGAAGGGGATGGAAACCTGACGAGCATTGGACGGAAAATAGCAGGCAAGCTAAAAGGCAACCCGTTAGCAGCAGTAGCTGCAGGGGAACTTTTAAGAGTTGATCTTACTGTTGGTCATTGGAATAAAGTTCTGAAGGACGAAGATGGGAAGTTGCTGGGGCGCAGTGGACGCATCATGGCTGCTTTGAATCTTAGCTATGATCAGCTGCCATACCATTTACACCAATGCTTCTCGTATTGTTCTATGTTCCCCGACAATCATTTTTTTCGTGGTGAAGAGTTGATCCACATGTGGATTTCACAAGGATTTGTCAAGCAGACCCATCCAAGTAAGAGATTAGAGGAGATAGGAATGGACTATCTGGCTGATTTGGTGAACCTGGGATATTTTCAGCGAGTTGGTAGAAGAGATTTATATGTTGTGTGTGGTCTTATGCATGATTTTTCAAGGATTGTTTCAAGAACTGACTGTGCAATTATAGATGGTCTAGAATGCACTGATATATTGCCAACTGTACAACATTTGTCAGTAAAGTGCAAGAAAGATCAGCATGGGAACGTGTCTTGGAGTAGCAAGTTTAAAGAAGATTTGAGAAAAACAGTTATATCTGTGAGAAAACTGAGGACGTTACTGTTAATCGGGCAATATGACTGTTCCTTCTTTCAATCCTTCGAAGACATATTCCAGAAGGCACACTATATACGTCTGCTGCAAATATCAGCAACATTTCATGATTTTAATTCCCTCGTGCGCAGTTCTGTAAATCCTACTCATCTTCGCTATCTAAAGCTTACAGTCAATGAGGTGCAGGGAGATTTGCCTCAGGTTTTGAGCAATTTTTGCCACCTTCAAGTATTAGATGTCGGCTCAAACACTCATCTTGATGTAGCTCATGGAATGAATAATCTTGTCAGTTTGCGGCATCTTGTTGTAGCTTCCATATACAGAATTGGCAAATTGACATCACTTCAGACACTAAGCAATTTTAGCGTACAAGATTCTAATGGCTTTCGGATTATAGAACTTCAATCCATGAATGATCTTGCCCAACTTATGATTTCTCAACTTCAAAATGTTAAAACTCTGGAGGAGGTTTGTGGGGCAGGACTGAGATACAAACGACACTTAGAAAAGCTGCACTTGTCCTGGAATATGTCACATGTTGAATCTGACTCGGATGGCAGCAATGAATCTGACTGGGATGACAGCAATGAATCTGCGAATGTCATGAGCTCTGAACCTTCTACCAGCAAAGAAACAGAGGAGTGCTTGCCAACAGAGGTACTTGAGGGTCTAAAACCACATTACAATCTGAAACATCTTCAGATAACAGGGTACAATGGTGCTAACTCTCCATCCTGGCTTGCTCGCAATATCTCTGTTACCTCTTTACAGACTCTGTATTTGAATGGATGTGGACAATTGCAGATACTTCCATCTTTGAGAGAGCTTCCGTTTCTTGCAAAGTTAAACTTGAGAAACATGCCAAAACTAGAAGAAGTATCGGTTCCTTCATTGGAGAAGTTGGTGTTAGTTAAAATGCCGAAGTTGGGGAGATGCTCCTGCGTTTCCTTGAGGGACTTGAACTCTTGTTTAAGGGTTCTAACAATTAAGGATTGCCCTGCACTGAAGGTGTTTGATCTGTTTGGGAACGGCCACAAATTCAAAATTGAGCAGAAGTCATGGTTGCCACGCCTTTGTGAGCTCACTCTAAAGAACTGTCGCCTTTTGGTGGTACCACACCCTTTACCATCTTCAAGCACTGCTTGTAGTATTTCCATGAGCAGAGTCCCGAAATTTCCAAGAATAGAGGTGTCCTCCGGCAGAAGTTTAACAATCGGCGAGGATTTTGATGAGTATGTTTTTGGTGAAGTTCCTTTTGACAGGTTATCTGATGAGCTGTTCGTGTTAGATGGAAATATTTTGGCATTCCATAATCTAAGGTTCCTGACACAGTTGATAATAGGTTGTTGCCGAAAACTAACGTCTATTTCACTCAAAGGATTAAGTCAACTTGAATCCTTAAAGACACTGAAAATAAACGCCTGTCCCGGGCTTTCTGGTTTTGATGCTCCACCAGAGCATTATGCCCTCCCATCACTCGAATATCTAGAGATTGGGTCATGTAGAATAGTGTGGGGGTGGCTATCTCTGATTCTGCAACATGCGCCAGCACTAAAGGAATTGGATTTACTTTGCTGCCCAAAGTTAGAACATCTACAGCTGAACTCCTGCACGACACTGCAAAAGTTGAAGGTAAATACATGTGAATCGCTTGGCACACTAGATGTTTTGCAATCCCGTTCTCTAAAGGAATTGGAAGTAGCGGACGTCCCAAATTTGGAATCTCTACAGCTGCACTCTTGCACGACACTGGAAGAATTGGATATTGACAGCTGTACATCACTCTGTACACTAGAGGGCTTTCAATCCCTTGGCAGCCTCAGGCGTTTGAGTCTACGTGAATGCTGCAGCCTGCATTCATGTTTGGAGGGTTTGCCAGCGCAGGACTGCGAATTATGCCCTCAACTAGAATTTCTTGGAATCAGTGACTTCTCTTTCCTTGCCACGTCGTTCTGCAGGCAACTCAGATCACTCCAGCGGCTAGTTATTTGTGGTTCTGTGGAAGAAACAAATGCAGCAGGACTAACAGATGAGCAAGAGACAGGGCTTCTGCTCCTCGGTTCCCTCACAGAGCTCCAATTTGAGCATTACAATTATCTCAAAGATCTTCCTGGAGGCCTGCACAGACTTGACTCCCTCCAGGTGTTGGAGATTTCATATTGTCCGAGCATCTCAGGGTTGCCGGACCTCCCGCCTTCTCTAGAGGAGTTGAGAATCTTCTACTGCAGTGAGGAGCTGGTAGGTCAATCCAAATCACTAGCATCAAGCAAGTTAAAGGTCAAAATTAACTGGCAATATGTGAACTGA